The following are from one region of the Nicotiana tabacum cultivar K326 chromosome 3, ASM71507v2, whole genome shotgun sequence genome:
- the LOC107828856 gene encoding heavy metal-associated isoprenylated plant protein 26, with translation MGLLDHLSDLFEFHRGHSKKKLSKLRKRQLEMVEIRVKMDCEGCERRVRKSVDGMKGVTNVEVEPKKHRLVVTGYVDPDKVLRRVRHRTGKKAEFWPYVPYDLVDHPYVRGVYDKKAPAGYVRNADGNPQTSSLARASSTEVNYITAFSDENPQACTVM, from the exons ATGGGCTTGCTAGATCACCTTTCTGACCTCTTCGAATTCCATCGAGGCCACAGCAAAAAGAAGCTCAGCAAACTAAGGAAAAGGCAACTTGAG ATGGTGGAGATAAGAGTGAAAATGGACTGCGAAGGTTGCGAAAGGAGGGTGAGGAAGTCGGTAGACGGAATGAAAGGAGTGACCAACGTAGAAGTGGAGCCAAAGAAGCACAGATTGGTAGTTACAGGTTATGTGGATCCAGATAAAGTGTTGCGTCGAGTAAGGCATCGCACAGGAAAGAAGGCTGAGTTTTGGCCATACGTTCCTTACGACTTGGTGGATCATCCCTACGTGCGCGGTGTGTATGATAAAAAGGCTCCAGCAGGATACGTTCGCAACGCCGATGGTAACCCGCAGACGTCAAGCCTTGCGAGGGCAAGCTCCACAGAAGTCAATTATATCACTGCCTTTAGTGATGAAAATCCTCAGGCATGCACGGTTATGTGA